ACCCCACCTGGTGGCACCGCTGGTCCAGTTCGTCCTGCACCTCGGCGCGGTGGCGGTCGGCATCGCACAGGGCGCGTTGGACGAGCTGACCCGGCTCGCGCTGGGCAAGCAGCGGCTCTACGCCAGCAGTTCGCTGGCCGACTCGCTGGTCTTCCAGCTGCACCTCGGTCGGGCCGAGACCTCCGTACGGGCGGCCCGGGCGTTGCTGCGGGACCTGGCGGCGGAGTTCACCGCGAGCGTGGCGACCGACCCGGCGGCGGTGCCGGGCTTCAACCCGGCCGCGGCGGGGGCGCTGGCCTGGGTGACTGAGGTGGCGGTGGCGGCGGTGGACACCTGTTACCGGGCCGGTGGCGGCGGGGTGGCCCGGGACTCCGCCCCGCTGCAACGCCGGTTCCGGGACATCCACACGTTCAGCCAGCACGCCGCAGCGGCCGAGGGCTTCCTCGGCACGTACGGCAGCGCCCTGCTCGGTCGTCCGGTCGCCATCGGCTACTGACGCCGCCGGGTGCATGTAAGGAAGGGCCCCTTGTTAACGCATAGCGTTAACAAGGGGCCCTTCCTTACATGCGGTATCAGGCGGAGGCGTAACCGGGCATGGGGTAGGTGGCGAGGAGGTCGGACACCTCACCCGCGATCCGGTCCAGGGTGGCCTCGTCGTCCTTGACCGCGGCGCTGACCGCCTCGTCCATCCAGGCCGCCACCTGCGGCATCTGCTGCTCGGTCAGGCCCCGGGTGGTGAGCGCCGCCGCGCCGAGCCGGATGCCGGACGGGTCGAACGGCTTGCGGGTGTCGTACGGCACGGTGTTGTAGTTCAGTTCGATTCCGGCCCGGTCCAGCGCCTGGGCGGCCGGCTTGCCGGCGATGCCCTTGCTGGTCAGGTCGGCCAGGATCAGGTGGTTGTCGGTGCCGCCGGAGCTGAGTTCGAAGCCCCGCTCGACCATCGCGGCGGCGAGCGCCTGGGCGTTCGCCACGACCTGGTGGGCGTACCGCCGGAAGTCCTCGGTCGACGCCTCCTTGAGGGCGACCGCGATACTCGCGGTGGTGTGGTTGTGCGGGCCACCCTGGAGGCCGGGGAAGACCGCCTTGTCGATCGCGCTCGCGTACTCGGCGGTCGTCATGATCATGGCGCCGCGCGGGCCACGCAGGGTCTTGTGGGTGGTGGTGGTGATGACGTCGGCGTAGCCCACCGGCGACGGGTGCGCACCACCGGCGACCAGTCCGGCGATGTGCGCGATGTCGGCGACCAGGATCGCGCCGACCTCCCGGGCGATCTCGGCGAAACCGGGGAAGTCGATGGTCCGGGGGACCGCCGTGCCACCGCAGAAGATCACCTTGGGGCGCTCGCGCAGCGCGAGGTCGCGTACCTCGTCGAGGTCGATCCGACCGGTCTCCCGGGAGACCTGGTAGCGCACGGGGGTGAACCACTTGCCGGTGGCCGAAACCGACCAGCCGTGGGTCAGGTGCCCGCCCATCGGCAGGGCCATCCCCATCACCTTGTCGCCCGGGGAGAGGAACGCCAGGTAGACCGCGAGGTTCGCGGGGGAGCCGGAGTACGGCTGGACGTTGGCGTGGTCGACCCCGAAGAGCGCGCGGGCCCGTTCGATGGCGAGGGTCTCGATCGGGTCGATGAACTGCTGACCCTCGTAGTAACGCTTGCCGGCGTAGCCCTCGGAGTACTTGTTGGTCAGCACGGTGCCGCTGGCCTCGAGTACGGCGGTGGAGACGTAGTTCTCCGAGGCGATCATGCGCAGCTTGTCGTGCTGGCGCTTGGCCTCGGACTCGATCAGGGCGGCCAACTGCGGGTCGGCGGCGGTCAGGGTGGGAATGGGCGGTACGTGCATGAGCGTCCTCCTGGCTGATCGGCGCTTGCCCTACTGCGGGGCGCGGAAGGGCAAGGCGTACACCGGGCCCCTCTGTCCGGCCCTTGGCCGATCCAGACAGTCCCGGCTGATGTGCACCCAGGCGCGCGGTGCACGATCTCGGTCGCTCCCCGGTGGTTTCTTCCACCTCGCCGCGCCAGTCGCCTTAACCGCCCCGATCGTAGCCGCCCCGCCCTTCACCGCGCCCCACGCCACCCCTCACGTCTCGTGGATCTAGGGCAGGTCCGCGTGGGTCGATCACCGATCGTGCGGATATGCCCTAGATCGCGGAGGGGGTGGGGGGTGGGGTGGGGCGGGGTGGGGCGGTGCTGCCGCGGGGGGTTAGGTGGGCGGTTTCGTCTTGGTAGGAGGTGATGGGGTCGCCGGCTATGGCGGCGAGGAGCCGGCGGGCGGCGTGGGCGCCGTACGCCGGAATGTCCCGGCTGAGCGCGGTGAGAGGCGGGTGCACCAGCTGGCAGAGCGGGGAGTCGTCCCAGGCCACGATGGAGAGATCGGCCGGGACCGAGAGCCCCATCTCCTGCGCCACCGCCAGCCCGGCGATCGCCATCACGTCGTTGTCGTAGATCAGCGCGGTGGGCCGTTCGGCGGAGCTGAGCAGTCGGCGGGTGACCCGGGCGCCCTCTTCGCCGGTGTAGTCCGAGGGCACCGTACGGGTCTGGTCCAGGCCGAGTCGTCGACAGACCTCGGTGAACGCCTCGGTGCGGATCTCGGTGTGCAGCAGCCCGGGCAGGCCACCGATCCGGGTGATCCGGCGGTGGCCGAGCGCGACCAGGTATTCCACCGTCTCCACCAGGGCCGCCTCCTCGTCGGCCCAGATGCTGGCCAGGCGGCCGGTGTGTCCGGGGCCGCCGATCACCACGGTGGGCAGGTTCAGCTCTTCGAGGGCGGGCACCCGTTCGTCGTCGACGCGCAGGTCGCAGAGGAAGACGCCGTCGATCCGGCGCTCGCCCCACCAGCGCCGGTAGACGGCGATCTCGGTCTGGGCGTCGGCGACGATCTGAAGGGTGAGGGCGTACGACCGGGCGGAGAGTTCGGCCTCGACGCCGCTGATCAGCTCCATGAAGAACGGTTCGACGCCGAGGGTGCGGGCCGGTCGGCGCAGGGCCAGCCCGACGGCGTTGGCCGTCGCGCCGCTCAGGGCGCGGGCGGCGCTGTTCGGGTTGAAGCCGATCTCGCGTGCGATGGCGAGGATGCGTTGCCGGGTGCTTTCCGAGACGCCGGGCTGGCCGTTGAGGGCGTAGGAGACGGCGCCCTTGGAGACCCCGGCCTGGCGGGCGATGTCCGCGATCGTGGGCCGTTTCACCGGCGCTCCTCACTGGTCGGCCGGAAACGTTCCGGGGCTGCGGTCGCCATGGTGCCGGATCGGGGGCGGTCCGGCGAGCCCCGGTACGCCGCGCCACCTGGTCCTGGTCCGAGGCGTACGGAGCTGTGGCGGCGATCAGCTTGCCCGGTTAAGCATAGCGGCCGGGGTGTTGTCGCCGGTGGCGTGGCAGCCTCGTCGTGGTGCGCGAATTGGTGCGGTTCAGGGCAGGCTGGAGCGCTTCCACGCATCTTCGAGCCCGTTCGGGTCGCCCGAAGATTTCCGTACGTGAACGCCGTTAACCCGCCATTGACATGACTATGGGCCGCCCGTACGGTGGCCTCACTTATCCGGTTCAGTCAACGTTCCTCGATGTCAGGGGACGTTCCCGTAGGTGGAGGATGAACATGGGAGGGTTCGGGGCCCGTTGGGTCCGGCTGGTCGCCGCGAGTGCGGCAGGTGTGCTCCTGGTCGCGGGTTGCAGTGGCAACCCCGGCGGCGATTCCGATTCCGGCGGCACCATCACCCTCAAGATCGGCATCTGGGGTGACTTCGGGATCAATGACCTGAAGGCCCGGTATGAGGCCGCGAACCCGAACATCAAGATCAGCGTGAACACCGGCGAGTACAACGCCCAGCACGAGGACCTGCAGAAGAAGCTGATCGCCGGCGACGGCGCCCCCGACATCGCCGCGATCGACGAGGGTTTTGTCATCCAGTTCCGTGGCCAGGCGGACAAGTTCGTCAACCTGCTCGACCGGGGCGCCGGCCAGTACGAGACCCGCTACCTGCCGTGGAAGTGGAAGCAGACCCTCTCCGCGGACAGCAGGACCCAGATCGGCCTCGGCACCGACGTCGGCGGCCTCGCCATGTGCTACCGCACCGACCTGTTCCAGGCCGCCGGCCTCCCCACCGGGCGGGACCAGGTCTCCGCGCTCTGGCCCACCTGGGACCAGTTCATCGCCACCGGGCAGACCTACACCAGCAAGACCGGCAAGAAGTTCATCGACGCCGGCACGAACATCTTCAACCCGGTCCTGGGTCAGCAACCGGTCGGCTTCTACGACCAGGGCGAGGCGCTGGTGATGGAGGGCGGCCCGAAGGTGGCCTTCGAGGTGGCCGCCAAGGCGATCGCCGCCGACATCTCCGCCAACCTGCCGGCCTTCCAGCCGGAGTGGAACGCCGGCTTCGCCCAGAACGCCTTCGCGGTGCTGGCCTGCCCCGCCTGGATGCAGGGCCACATCAAGAACACCGCGCCCGAAACCGCCGGCAAGTGGGACATCGCCGCGATCCCCGGTGGCGGCGGCAACTGGGGTGGTTCGTTCCTCACCGTGCCGAAGCAGGGCAAGCACGTGGACGAGGCGTACAAGCTGCTGGAGTGGCTGGTCCAGCCCGAGCAGCAGATCGAGATCTTCAAGAAGGTCGGCAACCTGCCCTCCCAGCCGGCGCTCTACCAGGACCCGGCGATCAAGGACTTCTCCAACCCGTTCTTCAACAACGCGCCCGTCGGTCAGATCTTCCCCAGGGCGGCGGAGGGCCTGACCCCGCAGTACCTGGGACGGAAGAACGGGCCCACCCGGGTCGCGGTGGAGAACGTACTCAACCGGATGCAGACCGCCGACCTGAAGGGCAAGCCGCTGAGTGAGGCGTGGGCCGAGGCGCTCAAGGAAGCCGAGAAGGCAGCCAAGTCCTAGCGCGTGGTGAGTGGTGGGTGGGCGGTTCCCGTACGCCGGGCTCTCCCCGCCCACCCCCGGCGTACGTCGACGTTCCCCGGCCCTGGAGGTCCCGATGTCCACTACCCGTGCCACCCCGGCGGCGGCCCCGCCCACCGGGTCGGGCGGGCGCTCCGCCGGCCCGGGCGACCCCGACCCGCACCGCTGGCGCAACCGGCTCTACCGATTCGACCTGCGCTACACCCCTTACCTGCTGGTCGCCCCATTCTTCCTGCTGTTCCTGGTCTTCGGCGTCTTCCCGATCATCTTCAACGGGGTGGTGGCGCTGCGTCACTGGCGTCTGGACGACGCCACCCTCACCGGTTGGGCCGGGCTGGCCAACTTCGAGAAACTGCTCACCGACGACGACTTCTGGAACGCGCTCTACAACACCTTCGGCATCTTCCTGCTCTCCACGGTGCCGCAGTTGACCCTGGCACTGGTGATAGCGTCGGTGCTCAACCGCCGGCTGCGCGCCCAGACCTGGTGGCGGGTCGGGGTGCTGCTGCCGTACGTCACCCCGATCACCGCCTCGACGCTGGTCTTCGCCGCCGTCTTCGCCCGGGACACCGGTGTCGCCAACTGGGTGCTCTCGGTGCTGCACATCGGCGGTGCCGAGCCGATCGACTGGCGCAGCGCCAAGTGGTCGTCATGGCTCGTCCTCGCCACGATGGTCAACTGGAAGTGGATCGGCTACAACGCGCTGCTCTACCTCGCCGCCATGCAGTCGATCCCGAAGGACATCTACGAGGCCGCCGCCGTCGACGGCGCCGGGGTGTGGCGCCAGTTGTGGCGGATCACCGTGCCGATGATCCGGCCCGTGGTGATCTTCACGGTGGTGCTCTCCACCATCGGCGGGTTGCAGCTCTTCACCGAGCCGATGCTGCTCGAACAGAACGCCCAGGCGGCCCGGGGCGGCGCCAACGGCGAGTGGCAGACGATCGCCCAGCTCATCTACAAGGTCGGCTGGAAGGACCTCAACCTCGGATACGCCGCCGCCATGTCCTGGGCACTCTTCCTGATCATCGTGGTGGTCGCCGCGGTGAACGCACTGATCACCAACCGGCTCGGCGGGGGGAAGCGATGAGCACGACCGTGGTGAAGCGGCGCGGCGGCCGGCGACGGGCCGCGTTGACCGGTCGGGCGCCAGCGGACACCCCGGCCAGCATCTGGAACTACCTGTTCCTCGCCCTGGTCTTCGTCTTCTCCGCCTTCCCGCTCTACTGGATGCTGGTCATCGCCACCAGCACCGACGCCGCGCTGGCCAAACTCCCACCCCAGGTGGTTCCCGGCGACCAGTTGCTGACCAACCTGCGCGAGGTCTTCTCACTCCAGGACGTCTACTTCATCCAGTCGCTGGCCAACAGCGCGATCGTCTCCTCGGTCGTCACCCTCTCCGTGCTCTTCTTCTGCTCACTCGCCGGGTTCGCCTTCGCCAAACTGCGGTTCCGGGGCCGGAACGTGCTGATGGTCATCGTGATCCTCACCCTGACCGTGCCGAACCAACTCGGCGTGGTCGCGCTCTACATCGTGATGGGCGAGATCGGCTGGAACGGCACCCTGCTCGCCGTCATCGTGCCCGGCCTGGTCAGCGCGTTCGGTGTCTTCTACATGCGGCAGTTCATCCTGGAGGCGGTGCCGGACGAGCTGGTCGAGGCGGCCCGGATCGACGGGGCCACGACCATGCGCATCTACGCCAGCGTGGTGCTGCCGGCGGTCCGGCCGGCGCTCGCCGTCCTTGGTCTGCTCACCTTCGTCGGCACCTGGAATGATTTCCAGTGGCCCTTGATCACTCTCAACGGGACGGACTACCCGACGTCGATGGTGGCCATCTCCGACCTCGCCAGCGGCAACTACGTGCTGTACCGCCGGGTCCTGGCGGGCGCGCTGGTGGCGACCATCCCGTTGCTCATCATGCTCTTCATCGGGGGCAGGCAGATTGTTCGAGGAATCATGGAAGGCGCGGTCAAGTCATGACGTTTCGCCACAACGGTCCGGGGAGCCACACCAGCCAGGGGGCACGGTCGTGACCGCCCGCCGGACCCTGCACCAGGGCTGGTCGCTGCGCGCGGTGCCCGGACCGCAGGTGCCCGGGGAACTGCCCGAGCGGGCGGTGCCGGCCACGGTGCCGGGCTGTGTGCACACCGACCTGCTCGACGTGGGGCTGATCCCCGACCCGTACCTCGACGCCAACGAACTGGCGCTGGCGTGGATCGGGCGTACCGACTGGGTCTACGAGACCACGTTCGACTGGGACGACGAGAAGGCTGACCGGGTCGACCTCGCCTGTGCCGGGCTCGACACCGTCGCGACCGTCACCCTCAACGGCTTCGAGGTCGGGCGCACCGCGAACATGCACCGCGGCTACCGGTTCGACGTACGGTCGGCGCTGGTCCCGGGCGAGAACACGCTGCGGGTCCGGTTCGACTCCCCGTACCGCTACGCGGAGGAGCAGCGCGAGCGGCTCGGGAACCGACCCAACGCGTACCCGGAGCCGTTTGCCTTCATTCGGAAGATGGCCTGCAACTTCGGCTGGGACTGGGGCCCGACACTGGTCACCGCCGGCATCTGGCAGCCGATCGAGTTGCAGACCTGGTCGGTCGCCCGGTTGGCCGAGGTCCGACCGCTGGTCACCGTCGACGACCGGACCGGCCAGGTCGAGGTACGCGTCGGGGTCGAGCGCGCCACCGACGCGCCGCTGACCGTCGTCGCCGCCGTCGCCGGGGTACGGGCCGAGGTGGTCATCCCCGCCGGGGAGACCGTCGCGGTGCTGCGGCTGACCGTGCCCGAGCCCGAACTCTGGTGGCCGCGCGGGTACGGCGAACAGCCCCGCTACCCGCTCGACGTGACCCTGCACGACGGCGACGGCACTGGCGACGGCGACGGCGACGGCGTCGGCACTGGCCGGGCCCTCGACACCTGGCAGCGTCGGATCGGGTTCCGCTCGCTCCAGCTCGACACCAGCTCCGACGAGCACGGCTCGGCCTTCACCATCGTGGTCAACGGGACGCCGATCGTGGTCCGGGGCGTGAACTGGATCCCGGACGACGTCTTTGTCACCCGGGTCACCCGCGACCGGCTCGCCACCCGGTTCACCCAGGCCGTCGAGGCGAACGTCAACCTGCTCCGGGTCTGGGGTGGCGGGCTGTACGAGACCGAGGACTTCTACGACCTCGCCGACGAACTGGGCCTCCTGGTCCAGCAGGACTTCCCGTTCGCCTGTGCGGCTTACCCGGAGGAGGAACCGTTCGCCACCGAGGTGGCCGCTGAGGCCCGGGAGCAGGTGGCCCGCCTCGCCAGTCACCCCAGCCTGGTGCTCTGGACCGGCAACAACGAGAACATCTGGGGCTGGCACGACTGGGGCTGGCAGGAGGAGCTGGGAGACCGCACCTGGGGCGCCGGCTACTACTTCGAGCTGCTGCCGGCGATCGTGGCCGAACTGGACCCGACCCGCCCGTACTGGCCGGGCAGCCCGTGGTCCGGGCGACCCGACATCCACCCCAACGACCCGGCGCACGGCAGCATGCACATCTGGGACGTGTGGAACCAGGTCGACTACACCCGTTACCGGGACTACCGGCCCCGGTTCGTGGCCGAGTTCGGCTACCAGGCGCCGCCCGCGTACGCGACGCTGCGCCGGGCACTGAGCGACGAACCACTGGCCCACGACTCGCCCGGCATGGCCCACCACCAGAAGGCCGGCGGCGGTGACGAGAAGCTCCAGCGGGGACTCGACGCCCACCTGCCGGCGCCGGTCGACTTCGACGACTGGCACTACCTGACCCAGGTCAACCAGGCGCGGGCGATCGCGCTCGGGGTGGAACACTTCCGCTCCCTGCGCCCGATCTGCATGGGCACCATCGTCTGGCAGCTCAACGACTGCTGGCCGGTCACCTCGTGGGCCGCGGTCGACGGCGACGGGCGGCGCAAACCCCTGTGGTACGCGCTGCGCCGGGCGTACGCCGACCGGCTGCTGACCGTACAGCCGGCCGACGCCGGGCTGAACGTGGTCGCGGTGAACGACGGGCCGGACGGGTGGCGTACCTCGGTCACCGTCACCCGGCTGACCCTGGGCGGCGAACCGATCGCGAAGACGACTGTCGAGGTGGACGTGGCGCCGCACTCGGCGGCGACCGTACCGCTCCCGGCCGACCTGGCTGCGGCGGATCGGCCCCGCCACGAGCTGCTGCTCGCCGAGGCGTCCGGTACGGGCGAGCGCGCGTTCTGGTTCTTCGCCGAGGACCGTGACATCCCGTACCCGACCGCCGGTTACGACACGGTGGTCGAGTCGGAGCCGAGCGCCTCGGGTTACGTGACCCGGGTACGGGTGACCGCCCGGACGATCCTGCGGGATCTGGTGCTCGCCGCCGACCGCCTCGACCCCACCGCCGAGGTGGACGAGGCCCTGGTCACTCTGCTGCCGGGGGAGTCGGTGACGTTCACCGTCACGTCGGCGGGCCCGCTCGACGCCGCCGCGCTCGGCGTGGGGCCTGTCCTCCGATGCGTCAACGACCGTCCCGACGCCTGAGGAAGAGCGAACATATCCGGGGTGTGGCGGATCGGATGATGCCCCGCTGGGGAAGCGATTCCCCAGCGGGCACCGACGCGGCTGGTGTGGTCGTCGTCGCTGTGCCCCAACAATCAACCGCCAGCGGTACGGCAGGCACCCAAGGAGTCAGCCTGCCGTCTGGCTGTAGATGTCGAACACGACCTGCGCGCAGACCAGGCGGCGATCACAGCCGGTAGCCGTACTTCCCAAGCCCAGAGTGCGATCTCGGCCATCCACGGCATTTCTGTGAATAGCGCGTGCGGTAGGGGCCGATGCTTTTCATGAGCTGATTACGGTCGGCAACGCCGATCTTCGCTGTTGTCCGCCGCTCGCCGAGTTCAGTCCGCGACCACCCCGGCGACAAACCTGCGCCACGCATCCGACTGGAACGCCAGGGTGCCGCCGTCACGGTCCTTGCTGTCGCGTACGGCGACGACGCCGGGCAGGTTGTCCGCTACCTCCACGCAGTTCCCACCGTTCGAGCCGCTGCGGGTGCTCTTGCGCCAGCGGGCGCCGGTCAGGTCAGCCATGGCCTTGCCTTCAGTAGTTGGATCGACAGGTCGCGGGGTAACGCGTATCCCCGCACAGCATCCCAGACCCGTGTCAGCGAGGCCACTTGTCCAGG
The Micromonospora pisi DNA segment above includes these coding regions:
- a CDS encoding glycoside hydrolase family 2 protein; amino-acid sequence: MTARRTLHQGWSLRAVPGPQVPGELPERAVPATVPGCVHTDLLDVGLIPDPYLDANELALAWIGRTDWVYETTFDWDDEKADRVDLACAGLDTVATVTLNGFEVGRTANMHRGYRFDVRSALVPGENTLRVRFDSPYRYAEEQRERLGNRPNAYPEPFAFIRKMACNFGWDWGPTLVTAGIWQPIELQTWSVARLAEVRPLVTVDDRTGQVEVRVGVERATDAPLTVVAAVAGVRAEVVIPAGETVAVLRLTVPEPELWWPRGYGEQPRYPLDVTLHDGDGTGDGDGDGVGTGRALDTWQRRIGFRSLQLDTSSDEHGSAFTIVVNGTPIVVRGVNWIPDDVFVTRVTRDRLATRFTQAVEANVNLLRVWGGGLYETEDFYDLADELGLLVQQDFPFACAAYPEEEPFATEVAAEAREQVARLASHPSLVLWTGNNENIWGWHDWGWQEELGDRTWGAGYYFELLPAIVAELDPTRPYWPGSPWSGRPDIHPNDPAHGSMHIWDVWNQVDYTRYRDYRPRFVAEFGYQAPPAYATLRRALSDEPLAHDSPGMAHHQKAGGGDEKLQRGLDAHLPAPVDFDDWHYLTQVNQARAIALGVEHFRSLRPICMGTIVWQLNDCWPVTSWAAVDGDGRRKPLWYALRRAYADRLLTVQPADAGLNVVAVNDGPDGWRTSVTVTRLTLGGEPIAKTTVEVDVAPHSAATVPLPADLAAADRPRHELLLAEASGTGERAFWFFAEDRDIPYPTAGYDTVVESEPSASGYVTRVRVTARTILRDLVLAADRLDPTAEVDEALVTLLPGESVTFTVTSAGPLDAAALGVGPVLRCVNDRPDA
- a CDS encoding carbohydrate ABC transporter permease, which codes for MSTTVVKRRGGRRRAALTGRAPADTPASIWNYLFLALVFVFSAFPLYWMLVIATSTDAALAKLPPQVVPGDQLLTNLREVFSLQDVYFIQSLANSAIVSSVVTLSVLFFCSLAGFAFAKLRFRGRNVLMVIVILTLTVPNQLGVVALYIVMGEIGWNGTLLAVIVPGLVSAFGVFYMRQFILEAVPDELVEAARIDGATTMRIYASVVLPAVRPALAVLGLLTFVGTWNDFQWPLITLNGTDYPTSMVAISDLASGNYVLYRRVLAGALVATIPLLIMLFIGGRQIVRGIMEGAVKS
- a CDS encoding LacI family DNA-binding transcriptional regulator, whose translation is MKRPTIADIARQAGVSKGAVSYALNGQPGVSESTRQRILAIAREIGFNPNSAARALSGATANAVGLALRRPARTLGVEPFFMELISGVEAELSARSYALTLQIVADAQTEIAVYRRWWGERRIDGVFLCDLRVDDERVPALEELNLPTVVIGGPGHTGRLASIWADEEAALVETVEYLVALGHRRITRIGGLPGLLHTEIRTEAFTEVCRRLGLDQTRTVPSDYTGEEGARVTRRLLSSAERPTALIYDNDVMAIAGLAVAQEMGLSVPADLSIVAWDDSPLCQLVHPPLTALSRDIPAYGAHAARRLLAAIAGDPITSYQDETAHLTPRGSTAPPRPTPPPTPSAI
- a CDS encoding carbohydrate ABC transporter permease encodes the protein MSTTRATPAAAPPTGSGGRSAGPGDPDPHRWRNRLYRFDLRYTPYLLVAPFFLLFLVFGVFPIIFNGVVALRHWRLDDATLTGWAGLANFEKLLTDDDFWNALYNTFGIFLLSTVPQLTLALVIASVLNRRLRAQTWWRVGVLLPYVTPITASTLVFAAVFARDTGVANWVLSVLHIGGAEPIDWRSAKWSSWLVLATMVNWKWIGYNALLYLAAMQSIPKDIYEAAAVDGAGVWRQLWRITVPMIRPVVIFTVVLSTIGGLQLFTEPMLLEQNAQAARGGANGEWQTIAQLIYKVGWKDLNLGYAAAMSWALFLIIVVVAAVNALITNRLGGGKR
- a CDS encoding ABC transporter substrate-binding protein codes for the protein MGGFGARWVRLVAASAAGVLLVAGCSGNPGGDSDSGGTITLKIGIWGDFGINDLKARYEAANPNIKISVNTGEYNAQHEDLQKKLIAGDGAPDIAAIDEGFVIQFRGQADKFVNLLDRGAGQYETRYLPWKWKQTLSADSRTQIGLGTDVGGLAMCYRTDLFQAAGLPTGRDQVSALWPTWDQFIATGQTYTSKTGKKFIDAGTNIFNPVLGQQPVGFYDQGEALVMEGGPKVAFEVAAKAIAADISANLPAFQPEWNAGFAQNAFAVLACPAWMQGHIKNTAPETAGKWDIAAIPGGGGNWGGSFLTVPKQGKHVDEAYKLLEWLVQPEQQIEIFKKVGNLPSQPALYQDPAIKDFSNPFFNNAPVGQIFPRAAEGLTPQYLGRKNGPTRVAVENVLNRMQTADLKGKPLSEAWAEALKEAEKAAKS
- a CDS encoding DUF397 domain-containing protein translates to MADLTGARWRKSTRSGSNGGNCVEVADNLPGVVAVRDSKDRDGGTLAFQSDAWRRFVAGVVAD
- the glyA gene encoding serine hydroxymethyltransferase; translated protein: MHVPPIPTLTAADPQLAALIESEAKRQHDKLRMIASENYVSTAVLEASGTVLTNKYSEGYAGKRYYEGQQFIDPIETLAIERARALFGVDHANVQPYSGSPANLAVYLAFLSPGDKVMGMALPMGGHLTHGWSVSATGKWFTPVRYQVSRETGRIDLDEVRDLALRERPKVIFCGGTAVPRTIDFPGFAEIAREVGAILVADIAHIAGLVAGGAHPSPVGYADVITTTTHKTLRGPRGAMIMTTAEYASAIDKAVFPGLQGGPHNHTTASIAVALKEASTEDFRRYAHQVVANAQALAAAMVERGFELSSGGTDNHLILADLTSKGIAGKPAAQALDRAGIELNYNTVPYDTRKPFDPSGIRLGAAALTTRGLTEQQMPQVAAWMDEAVSAAVKDDEATLDRIAGEVSDLLATYPMPGYASA